The following coding sequences lie in one Thermomicrobium sp. 4228-Ro genomic window:
- a CDS encoding M20/M25/M40 family metallo-hydrolase, translated as MIDEATCERLWAAARARRAELVAFAQDLIRTRSLPGEEQQIAELVAGRLRSLGYDEVDIDRAGNVIGVLRGTSGGPTVQFNAHLDHVHEGDPNQWPYPPYDGVVVDDVLYGRGACDVKGALASQVYGLVLLRDLGLRPVGDCYFTGVVQEEIGGLGAAALCQWLRTDAVVLAEATALDLRRGHRGRVGIEVRFVGRSAHASAPERGANPLFSFARFLGRLHELPHLAHPELGPSTVAPTLVRSDQVSSNVIPGVVQLVLDWRTVPGEEPETIRATVEQLALQCVEPGVRAEVQLQERVARSYRGFVLELPPTRGYVLPADHRVVRVGRSVLESVMKRRVEDGFWQFATDGGHFMVHGMATIGFAPGNEALAHTVDDSVAIADLEAAMVGYAALALALTREEAEQ; from the coding sequence ATGATCGACGAGGCCACTTGTGAGCGCTTGTGGGCGGCAGCACGGGCACGGCGAGCTGAACTGGTCGCTTTCGCTCAGGATCTGATCCGCACGCGAAGTCTTCCCGGCGAGGAACAGCAGATCGCAGAACTGGTGGCTGGCCGTTTGCGCTCGCTCGGCTACGACGAGGTCGATATCGACCGAGCCGGGAACGTGATCGGTGTCCTGCGAGGAACGAGCGGCGGCCCCACTGTACAGTTCAATGCGCACCTCGACCACGTACACGAGGGCGACCCGAATCAGTGGCCTTACCCGCCCTACGACGGTGTGGTCGTCGACGATGTTCTGTACGGGCGAGGTGCGTGTGACGTCAAGGGTGCGCTGGCGAGTCAGGTCTATGGTCTCGTGCTCCTGCGCGACCTCGGTCTGCGACCAGTCGGGGACTGCTACTTTACCGGCGTTGTGCAAGAAGAGATCGGTGGGCTCGGGGCCGCAGCGCTCTGCCAGTGGCTCCGAACGGATGCAGTCGTATTGGCTGAAGCGACTGCTCTCGATCTCCGGCGGGGTCACCGCGGGCGCGTCGGGATCGAGGTGCGCTTCGTCGGCCGATCGGCACATGCCAGTGCACCGGAGCGTGGGGCCAATCCCCTGTTTTCGTTTGCGCGATTTCTCGGTCGTCTCCACGAACTGCCACATCTGGCCCATCCCGAACTCGGGCCGAGCACGGTCGCTCCGACACTGGTTCGGAGTGACCAGGTAAGCAGCAACGTGATACCGGGGGTCGTCCAGCTGGTGCTGGACTGGCGCACCGTGCCGGGGGAGGAGCCCGAGACGATCCGGGCGACGGTCGAGCAGCTTGCCCTGCAGTGCGTCGAACCAGGAGTTCGGGCGGAAGTGCAGCTCCAGGAGCGGGTGGCGCGGAGCTACCGGGGATTCGTTCTCGAGCTGCCACCGACGCGCGGGTACGTGCTCCCGGCTGACCATCGTGTGGTCCGAGTCGGGCGATCTGTGCTGGAATCCGTCATGAAGCGACGAGTCGAGGACGGCTTCTGGCAATTCGCGACCGACGGTGGTCACTTCATGGTGCACGGGATGGCGACGATCGGTTTCGCGCCGGGTAACGAAGCGCTGGCCCATACCGTCGACGACAGTGTCGCGATCGCTGATCTCGAGGCAGCGATGGTCGGATACGCAGCGCTCGCGCTAGCCTTGACCCGCGAGGAGGCCGAGCAATGA
- a CDS encoding MogA/MoaB family molybdenum cofactor biosynthesis protein — MSTSPEQHRQAAPRSVRCAVITVSDTRTVETDTSGALIRERLERAGHVVVGYAIVPDEREAIGQVVDEFVARSDCDAVLLNGGTGIARRDVTYEAIVERLEKRLDGFGELFRWLSYREIGAAAMLSRAIAGVYRSKIVIAMPGSTGAVRLAMDELIVPELAHLVLEARK, encoded by the coding sequence ATGAGTACGAGCCCAGAGCAACACCGGCAGGCGGCGCCACGCAGCGTTCGTTGTGCGGTCATTACGGTCAGTGACACGCGAACGGTGGAGACGGACACGAGTGGAGCACTGATCCGCGAGCGCCTCGAGCGGGCGGGGCACGTTGTCGTGGGCTATGCCATCGTGCCGGACGAGCGAGAGGCGATCGGTCAGGTGGTCGATGAGTTCGTCGCGAGGTCGGACTGCGACGCGGTGCTCCTGAATGGCGGAACGGGCATCGCCCGTCGCGACGTCACGTACGAAGCGATCGTGGAACGACTCGAGAAGCGATTGGACGGGTTCGGCGAGCTCTTTCGCTGGCTGAGTTACCGGGAGATCGGAGCTGCCGCGATGCTATCGCGGGCGATCGCTGGAGTGTATCGTAGCAAGATCGTCATCGCGATGCCCGGCTCGACGGGTGCCGTGCGGCTTGCGATGGACGAGCTGATCGTGCCCGAACTCGCGCATCTCGTCTTGGAAGCGCGAAAGTGA